In Deltaproteobacteria bacterium, the sequence TTTCTCTCTTGACTCCTCGGATGAGCCTCTTGGATTCGCTTATAGGAACAGTGATTGGAGGGGGAAGTCTACTTGTAGTTACATGGGGCTATAGTGGGTTCGTGAAACTAAAATATAGAATTACTGGAACAAGTCACCGCAAAGAAATGGCAAAATCTCTGCAAGAATTGACCATAGAGGAACTGAGAAGAGAGGCTTCTCTTTATGGAATCGACGCGGCCGCCCTGCAGAGTCGCAAAGAGCTCGTCACAGCCATAGGCGAGGCGAAAGGTGAGGGGATGGGAGGAGGCGACGTAAAGCTCCTCGCCATGATCGGATCCTTCCTGGGAGGATGGAGGCCCATCCTGTTCGTGATCCTGATAGCCTCGTTCCTCGGTTCTGTCGTGGGAATCCCCCTTATGCTAGCAAAGGGGAGAGATTCAAAATACGCCATCCCTTTCGGGCCCTTCTTGGGGGCTGGTTCCATCGTCTATCTCCTTTGGGGGGCGGAGATGATACGCTGGTATTTCGGATTGGGGAGGTAAGAGGTGAGGCGCCCTGCCTGGCTCTTCCGAAACCTAAGGGTGGGA encodes:
- a CDS encoding prepilin peptidase encodes the protein MLNDQILETINPGWLQVSAFVLGAFVGSFLNVCISRMPKGESILFPPSHCPLCGHRIRFYDNIPILSFLWLGARCRYCRGPISLQYPLVELVGGMIGLLLFRRYGISVDFAGYFVFSAMIITVSGIDMVHRIIPDRISLPGIGAGLLFSLLTPRMSLLDSLIGTVIGGGSLLVVTWGYSGFVKLKYRITGTSHRKEMAKSLQELTIEELRREASLYGIDAAALQSRKELVTAIGEAKGEGMGGGDVKLLAMIGSFLGGWRPILFVILIASFLGSVVGIPLMLAKGRDSKYAIPFGPFLGAGSIVYLLWGAEMIRWYFGLGR